From uncultured Roseateles sp., the proteins below share one genomic window:
- a CDS encoding CoA transferase, with translation MATPDTFKPAHRDGPAGPLSGVRVLDLSAYIAGPYGCTLLADQGAEVIKIEPPGGDNLRSYPSTLQAESRAFIGVNRSKLGVALDLKKAEGLALLMRLVREADVLVHNFRPSVPKRLGIAFEQLSAINPRLIYCAVTGYGETGAMKDKAGYDQVLQTMTGMCSLQGKRGGAPEIIYGSVVDYYAAALLAAGVSSALYERERSGLGQYVGVSLLRSALTMQSARLIWADGEPLDIGRDMRSGGVTGIHPAREGHLYISANTQRFWKALCAKTGLTELADDERFDTVRKRAQSAGEIIPQLHAALQAHSALEWEAIFGDEVPCAAARRIEDMFDHPQVLAEDMVGTIDHPVIGPYRGVTRPLKFGRTPGPAPFAAPVFGQHSESVVRASGCGDAELALLRASGALPE, from the coding sequence ATGGCAACACCTGACACCTTCAAGCCGGCGCACCGCGACGGCCCGGCCGGCCCGCTGAGCGGCGTGCGCGTGCTGGACCTCAGCGCCTACATCGCCGGGCCTTACGGCTGCACCCTGTTGGCCGATCAGGGCGCCGAGGTGATCAAGATCGAGCCGCCCGGTGGCGACAATCTGCGCAGCTACCCCTCGACCCTGCAGGCCGAGAGCCGCGCCTTCATCGGCGTCAACCGCAGCAAGCTCGGTGTGGCGCTGGACCTGAAGAAGGCCGAGGGCCTGGCACTGCTGATGCGCCTGGTGCGCGAGGCCGATGTGCTGGTGCACAACTTCCGGCCCAGCGTGCCCAAGCGCCTGGGCATAGCTTTCGAGCAGCTGAGCGCGATCAACCCGCGGCTGATCTACTGCGCCGTCACCGGCTATGGCGAGACCGGTGCTATGAAGGACAAGGCCGGCTACGACCAGGTGCTGCAGACCATGACCGGCATGTGCAGCCTGCAAGGCAAGCGCGGCGGCGCTCCGGAGATCATCTACGGCTCGGTGGTCGACTATTACGCCGCTGCGCTGCTGGCGGCCGGCGTGTCATCGGCGCTGTACGAGCGCGAGCGCAGCGGCCTGGGCCAGTACGTCGGCGTGTCGCTGCTGCGCAGTGCGTTGACGATGCAGTCGGCGCGGCTGATCTGGGCCGATGGCGAGCCGCTGGACATCGGGCGCGACATGCGCTCCGGTGGCGTCACCGGCATCCATCCAGCGCGCGAAGGCCACCTCTACATCTCGGCCAACACCCAGCGCTTCTGGAAGGCGCTGTGTGCCAAGACCGGCCTGACCGAGCTGGCCGACGACGAGCGTTTCGACACCGTGCGCAAGCGCGCCCAGAGTGCCGGCGAGATCATCCCGCAGCTGCATGCGGCCCTGCAGGCGCACAGCGCTCTGGAGTGGGAAGCGATCTTCGGCGACGAGGTGCCCTGCGCGGCGGCGCGCCGCATCGAAGACATGTTCGACCACCCGCAGGTGCTGGCCGAAGACATGGTGGGCACGATAGACCATCCGGTGATAGGCCCCTACCGCGGCGTGACGCGACCGCTGAAGTTTGGCCGCACGCCAGGCCCAGCGCCCTTTGCCGCGCCGGTGTTCGGCCAGCACTCCGAAAGTGTGGTGCGTGCCAGCGGCTGCGGCGACGCCGAGCTGGCCCTGCTGCGCGCCAGCGGCGCCCTGCCGGAGTAG
- a CDS encoding alpha/beta fold hydrolase, which yields MPKQQSLPTTALRRRSLLTLALGSALPLAHAQGPAGKPDAAGFFRAPQMLGAVLAPNGRRLAMRTVGPHGRVMLTVLQLDTLAPKVVYGSDNADVERVVWVNNDRLAFDLSDRETPQGKIDAGPGLFAVDHDGGLLRQLVERQVAWLKDGNDSRQLQPWNTFLLNGSTQRQGDAVLAVRPEAYSDKDAGFFKLLRLDTRSGRAETMDSPLHSVGWWPDAQGNLRVALTRDGEKAALRWKDPATDQWRALTEFNAYTEDGDLQVRHVGADGKLYVSARHGRDKQAMWLLDPATGAWSAKPLAESPLFDVDAQVLARQDKVLGLRFTIDAEVTQWLDADMQTLQAQIDKVLPRTVNRLSLPWSGDAPWVLIEAFADIQPTQYLLFNRETRKFTRLGGERPDIEAKQMAAMDMVRIKARDGLEIPVWLSLPPGAEKLEKKKLPMVVLVHGGPFVRAPGWTWDAEVQFLNARGYAVLQPQFRGTLGFGASHARAGWRQWGKAMQSDVADATRWAIDQGIADPKRIAIAGASYGGYAALMGLVRDADLFRCAVAWVGVTDLDMLHTVNWSDMSDSFKTHGMPALIGDRVKDAADLKDNSPLTHAAKIRQPLLLAYGSADRRVPLIHGEAFRKAVQAGNAALEWVVYQDEGHGWRVPANRIDFWNRTAAFLDKHLAPR from the coding sequence ATGCCCAAGCAACAAAGCCTGCCCACCACCGCCCTGCGCCGACGCAGCCTGCTCACCCTGGCGCTGGGCAGCGCCCTGCCCCTGGCCCATGCCCAGGGCCCTGCCGGCAAACCGGACGCCGCAGGCTTCTTCCGCGCGCCGCAAATGCTGGGCGCGGTGCTGGCGCCCAATGGCCGCCGCCTGGCCATGCGCACCGTCGGCCCGCACGGCCGGGTGATGCTGACGGTGCTGCAGCTCGACACGCTGGCGCCCAAGGTCGTCTACGGTTCGGACAATGCCGATGTCGAGCGCGTGGTCTGGGTCAACAACGACCGCCTGGCCTTTGATCTGTCGGACCGCGAAACGCCGCAAGGCAAGATCGACGCCGGCCCGGGCCTGTTTGCAGTCGATCATGACGGCGGGCTGCTGCGCCAGCTGGTGGAGCGCCAGGTCGCCTGGCTGAAGGACGGCAACGACAGCCGTCAGCTCCAGCCCTGGAACACCTTTCTGCTCAACGGCAGCACCCAGCGCCAGGGCGATGCGGTGCTGGCCGTGCGGCCCGAGGCCTATAGCGACAAGGACGCGGGCTTCTTCAAGCTGCTGCGCCTGGATACCCGCAGCGGCCGCGCGGAGACGATGGACAGCCCGCTGCACTCGGTCGGCTGGTGGCCGGACGCCCAGGGCAATCTGCGCGTGGCGCTGACCCGCGATGGCGAGAAGGCTGCCCTGCGCTGGAAGGACCCGGCCACCGACCAATGGCGGGCGCTGACCGAGTTCAATGCCTACACCGAGGACGGCGATCTGCAGGTGCGCCATGTCGGTGCCGACGGCAAGCTCTACGTCAGCGCGCGCCACGGCCGCGACAAGCAGGCGATGTGGCTGCTGGACCCGGCCACCGGTGCCTGGTCGGCCAAGCCGCTGGCGGAGTCGCCGCTGTTCGATGTCGATGCCCAGGTGCTGGCCCGTCAAGACAAAGTGCTGGGCCTGCGCTTCACCATCGATGCCGAGGTCACCCAGTGGCTGGACGCCGATATGCAGACCCTGCAGGCGCAGATCGACAAGGTGCTGCCACGCACCGTCAACCGCCTGTCCCTGCCCTGGAGCGGCGACGCGCCCTGGGTGCTGATCGAGGCCTTTGCCGACATCCAGCCGACGCAATACCTGCTGTTCAACCGCGAGACACGCAAGTTCACCCGGCTCGGCGGCGAGCGCCCCGACATCGAGGCCAAGCAGATGGCGGCGATGGACATGGTGCGCATCAAGGCCCGCGACGGTCTGGAAATCCCGGTCTGGCTGAGCCTGCCGCCCGGGGCCGAGAAGCTTGAGAAGAAGAAACTGCCGATGGTCGTGCTGGTGCACGGCGGCCCGTTCGTGCGCGCACCCGGCTGGACCTGGGACGCCGAGGTGCAGTTCCTCAACGCCCGTGGCTATGCCGTGCTGCAGCCGCAATTCCGCGGCACCCTGGGCTTTGGCGCCAGCCATGCCCGGGCCGGCTGGCGCCAATGGGGCAAGGCCATGCAGAGCGACGTGGCCGACGCCACGCGCTGGGCCATAGACCAGGGCATCGCCGACCCCAAGCGCATCGCCATTGCCGGCGCCAGCTATGGCGGCTATGCAGCGCTGATGGGTCTGGTGCGCGACGCCGATCTGTTCCGCTGCGCCGTGGCCTGGGTTGGCGTGACCGACCTGGACATGCTGCACACGGTCAACTGGAGTGATATGTCGGACTCGTTCAAGACCCACGGCATGCCGGCCCTGATCGGCGACCGCGTCAAGGACGCCGCCGACCTGAAGGACAACTCACCGCTGACCCACGCGGCAAAGATCAGGCAGCCGCTGCTGCTGGCCTATGGCAGCGCCGACCGACGCGTGCCGCTGATCCATGGCGAAGCCTTCCGCAAGGCCGTGCAAGCTGGCAATGCGGCGCTGGAATGGGTGGTGTATCAAGACGAGGGCCATGGCTGGCGGGTGCCGGCCAACAGAATTGACTTCTGGAACCGCACCGCGGCCTTTCTCGACAAGCACTTGGCGCCGCGCTGA